A window from Chiroxiphia lanceolata isolate bChiLan1 chromosome 3, bChiLan1.pri, whole genome shotgun sequence encodes these proteins:
- the ALKAL2 gene encoding ALK and LTK ligand 2 yields the protein MSGLRFPGLLGLVLLMLSAGYCKEKTDSTDLKDKQSLLNLIMEIIQELKRYRLEKESGVQYFSKHDYNLDRREVADYGGYQDEQRVEIVPRDLRMKDKFLKHLTGPLYFSPKCSKHFHRLYHNTRDCTIPAYYKRCARLLTRLAVSPMCMEG from the exons ATGAGTGGACTGAGGtttcctgggctgctggggctggtaCTCTTAATGCTCTCAGCAGGATattgcaaagagaaaactgaCTCCACAGATTTGAAGGACAAGCAGAGTCTCTTAAATCTGATCATGGAGATCATTCAGGAACTGAAGAGGTACCGCCTGGAGAAGGAAAGTGGGGTGCAGTACTTCTCCAAGCATGACTATAACTTGGATCGAAGGGAAGTGGCTGACTACGGAGGATACCAGGATGAGCAGAGAGTTG AAATAGTACCCAGAGATCTGAGGATGAAAGACAAATTCTTAAAGCATTTAACAg gTCCACTCTACTTTAGCCCAAAATGTAGTAAACATTTTCATCGACTTTATCACAATACAAGGGACTGCACCATCCCAGCAT ACTATAAAAGATGTGCCAGGCTTCTTACTCGGTTGGCAGTAAGCCCAATGTGCATGGAAGGATAA